One region of Yersinia bercovieri ATCC 43970 genomic DNA includes:
- the aroG gene encoding 3-deoxy-7-phosphoheptulonate synthase AroG, translating to MNYLNDDLRINEIKELLPPVALLEKFPASKNAAETVSKTRTAIHNILRANDDRLLVVIGPCSIHDTQAAKEYATRLLALREELQSELEVVMRVYFEKPRTTVGWKGLINDPHMDGSYDINDGLRIARKLLLDINDSGLPAAGEFLDMITPQYLADLMSWGAIGARTTESQVHRELASGLSCPVGFKNGTDGTIKVAIDAINAASAPHCFLSVTKWGHSAIVNTAGNGDCHIILRGGKEPNYSSAHVVAVKEGLSKAGLEPQIMIDFSHANSSKQFKKQMEVGTDVCRQIAQGEKSIMGVMIESHLVEGNQNLESGEPLTYGKSVTDACIGWEDTEVLLRQLASAVKARRQ from the coding sequence ATGAATTACCTGAATGATGACCTACGGATTAATGAAATTAAGGAACTCCTGCCCCCTGTTGCCCTGTTAGAGAAGTTTCCTGCCAGCAAAAATGCCGCAGAAACCGTATCCAAGACCCGCACAGCGATTCACAATATTTTGCGCGCAAATGATGACCGTCTGTTGGTGGTGATTGGCCCATGCTCAATTCATGATACTCAGGCGGCAAAAGAGTACGCCACCCGTTTGCTGGCGCTGCGCGAAGAGCTGCAAAGCGAGCTGGAAGTGGTGATGCGAGTCTATTTTGAAAAACCGCGTACCACGGTGGGTTGGAAAGGTCTGATTAACGATCCGCATATGGATGGTAGCTACGACATCAATGACGGTTTGCGTATCGCCCGTAAGTTGCTGCTGGATATTAACGATAGCGGTTTACCGGCGGCGGGTGAGTTTTTGGATATGATCACCCCGCAATATCTGGCTGACCTGATGAGCTGGGGGGCTATTGGCGCCCGTACTACTGAGTCTCAGGTTCATCGTGAGCTGGCGTCGGGCCTCTCTTGCCCGGTTGGATTTAAAAATGGCACTGATGGCACGATTAAAGTCGCCATTGATGCAATTAATGCCGCCAGTGCGCCACACTGCTTCCTGTCTGTGACCAAATGGGGCCATTCAGCGATAGTCAATACCGCCGGTAATGGTGATTGCCATATCATTTTACGTGGCGGTAAAGAGCCAAACTACAGCAGCGCACATGTTGTGGCGGTTAAAGAGGGGCTAAGCAAAGCGGGCCTTGAACCACAGATAATGATTGATTTCAGCCATGCCAACAGCAGTAAGCAATTCAAAAAGCAGATGGAAGTCGGGACTGATGTTTGCCGCCAGATTGCTCAGGGTGAGAAATCCATTATGGGCGTGATGATTGAGAGCCATCTGGTGGAAGGCAATCAGAATCTTGAAAGTGGTGAGCCACTGACTTACGGCAAGAGTGTCACCGATGCCTGTATTGGCTGGGAAGATACCGAAGTGTTACTACGCCAACTGGCCAGCGCAGTGAAGGCACGCCGCCAGTAA
- a CDS encoding PsiF family protein, translated as MRLTTLWLLSAGLLLNANVIAADTAKTPSPAQAAQQQKMTDCNKQAATKSLKGDERKSFMSQCLKAQPAPDAKALTPQQQKMKSCNAEAATKALTGDERKTFMSTCLKKAA; from the coding sequence ATGCGTCTAACTACCTTATGGTTGCTCTCAGCAGGCTTGTTGCTAAATGCCAATGTAATAGCAGCAGATACGGCTAAGACGCCCTCACCCGCTCAAGCCGCGCAGCAACAGAAAATGACCGATTGTAATAAGCAGGCAGCCACAAAATCGCTAAAAGGGGATGAGCGGAAGAGCTTCATGAGTCAATGCCTGAAAGCACAGCCTGCGCCAGATGCAAAAGCTCTGACGCCACAACAGCAGAAAATGAAAAGCTGTAATGCCGAAGCCGCAACCAAAGCACTAACAGGCGATGAGCGCAAAACCTTTATGAGTACTTGCCTGAAAAAAGCGGCCTAA
- the galK gene encoding galactokinase, giving the protein MSLKQHTQAIFRQQFNRDAEVTIKAPGRVNLIGEHTDYNDGFVLPCAIDYETVISCGKRDDRQVRVIAADYDNQQDIFSLDAPIIPHPEYRWADYVRGVVKHLQLRHADFGGADLVISGNVPQGAGLSSSASLEVAVGQALQSLYQLPLSGVELALNGQEAENQFVGCNCGIMDQLISALGQQDHALLIDCRTLETRAVPMPANVAVVIINSNVKRGLVDSEYNTRRQQCETAARFFGVKALRDVDPNLFFSIQDELDPVVAKRARHVITENERTLAAATALAAGDLKLMGQLMQESHISMRDDFEITVPPIDSLVDIVKSVIGEQGGVRMTGGGFGGCIVALMPTSLVEQVRATVAREYPAHSGGRTETFYVCQASQGAGLC; this is encoded by the coding sequence ATGAGTTTAAAACAGCATACCCAGGCTATTTTCCGCCAACAGTTTAACCGCGACGCTGAGGTAACCATTAAAGCGCCGGGCCGCGTCAATCTCATTGGCGAACATACCGATTATAACGACGGTTTTGTGCTGCCCTGCGCCATTGATTATGAAACGGTGATCAGCTGCGGTAAGCGTGATGACCGTCAAGTTCGGGTGATTGCCGCAGATTATGACAATCAGCAGGATATTTTCTCCCTTGATGCCCCAATCATTCCACACCCGGAGTACCGCTGGGCAGATTATGTGCGCGGCGTGGTGAAGCATTTGCAACTACGCCATGCCGATTTTGGTGGCGCGGATTTGGTGATCAGCGGCAATGTACCGCAGGGCGCGGGCCTTAGCTCATCGGCATCATTGGAAGTGGCGGTCGGTCAGGCGCTGCAATCACTCTACCAGTTGCCGCTCAGTGGCGTGGAGCTGGCACTGAATGGCCAGGAGGCTGAAAACCAGTTTGTCGGCTGTAACTGCGGCATCATGGATCAGTTGATCTCCGCACTGGGTCAGCAAGATCACGCGCTCTTGATCGATTGCCGCACACTGGAAACCCGCGCAGTGCCGATGCCGGCCAATGTCGCGGTGGTGATTATTAACTCCAATGTGAAACGGGGTCTGGTTGATAGCGAATACAACACCCGCCGTCAGCAGTGTGAAACTGCCGCCCGCTTCTTTGGGGTCAAAGCGTTGCGCGACGTCGATCCTAATCTATTTTTCTCCATTCAGGATGAGCTAGATCCGGTGGTCGCTAAACGCGCTCGCCATGTGATTACCGAAAATGAGCGCACGCTGGCCGCCGCCACTGCACTGGCCGCTGGTGACTTGAAATTGATGGGGCAATTGATGCAGGAGTCTCATATTTCGATGCGTGATGATTTCGAGATCACAGTTCCACCGATCGATAGCCTGGTGGATATTGTTAAATCGGTGATTGGGGAGCAAGGTGGTGTTCGTATGACTGGCGGTGGTTTTGGCGGCTGTATTGTCGCGCTAATGCCAACATCGCTGGTCGAGCAAGTTCGAGCTACCGTCGCGCGCGAGTATCCGGCACATAGCGGCGGCAGGACAGAAACCTTCTACGTATGTCAGGCCTCACAAGGAGCGGGTTTATGCTGA
- the galE gene encoding UDP-glucose 4-epimerase GalE produces MYVLVTGGSGYIGSHTCVQLIKTGHKPVILDNLCNSKSSVLDRINCLTGYTPQLYQGDIRDRALLDKIFAAHPISSVIHFAGLKAVGESVSKPLEYYNNNVYGTLVLLEAMRAAQVKNFIFSSSATVYGDQPKIPYVESFPTGSPSSPYGRSKLMVEQILQDVQLADPQWNMTILRYFNPVGAHPSGLMGEDPQGIPNNLMPFIAQVAVGRRESLAIFGNDYPTPDGTGVRDYIHVVDLADGHVVAMKKLHNQPGVHIFNLGAGVGSSVLQVVEAFTKACGKPLAYHFAPRREGDLPAYWADSTKAAEQLGWRTSRSLDEMAADTWRWQSNNPQGYPD; encoded by the coding sequence ATGTACGTTCTGGTAACAGGTGGTAGCGGTTACATTGGCAGCCATACCTGTGTGCAATTGATTAAAACTGGTCATAAACCAGTGATCCTCGACAACCTTTGCAATAGCAAATCCAGCGTGTTAGATCGGATAAACTGCCTGACCGGCTATACACCTCAACTTTATCAGGGTGATATCCGTGATCGCGCCCTGCTTGACAAAATATTTGCAGCTCATCCTATTAGTTCCGTCATTCATTTTGCGGGCCTGAAAGCCGTGGGTGAGTCGGTCAGTAAGCCATTGGAATATTACAATAATAATGTCTACGGCACTCTGGTCTTGCTGGAGGCGATGCGCGCCGCTCAAGTCAAAAACTTTATCTTCAGCTCATCTGCCACGGTCTATGGCGATCAGCCGAAAATACCTTACGTCGAAAGCTTCCCAACAGGCTCCCCATCCAGCCCCTATGGCCGCAGTAAATTGATGGTTGAGCAAATTTTGCAAGATGTGCAACTGGCTGATCCACAATGGAATATGACGATTCTGCGCTATTTCAATCCGGTCGGCGCCCATCCGTCAGGGCTGATGGGTGAAGACCCGCAGGGCATCCCAAATAATCTGATGCCATTTATTGCTCAGGTTGCCGTCGGCCGCCGTGAATCACTGGCGATATTCGGTAATGACTACCCCACCCCTGATGGCACTGGGGTGCGTGATTACATTCATGTGGTCGATTTAGCCGATGGTCATGTGGTGGCGATGAAAAAACTCCACAATCAGCCCGGCGTACATATTTTCAATCTGGGTGCCGGTGTCGGCAGCAGTGTCCTGCAAGTGGTCGAGGCGTTTACCAAAGCTTGTGGCAAGCCGCTGGCCTACCACTTTGCCCCACGTCGCGAGGGCGATCTGCCCGCTTACTGGGCTGATTCGACCAAAGCCGCAGAACAGTTGGGCTGGCGCACCAGCCGCTCACTTGACGAAATGGCAGCCGATACCTGGCGCTGGCAATCCAACAATCCGCAGGGCTACCCCGATTAA
- the gpmA gene encoding 2,3-diphosphoglycerate-dependent phosphoglycerate mutase gives MAVTKLVLVRHGESQWNNENRFTGWYDVDLSEKGRTEAKAAGKLLKDEGFAFDFAYTSVLKRAIHTLWSILDELDQAWLPTEKTWKLNERHYGALQGLDKSETAAKYGDDQVKLWRRGFAITPPALDKSDERFPGHDPRYAKLTDAELPTTESLALTIDRVIPYWEEVIKPRIASGERVIIAAHGNSLRALVKYLDDLNEEEILELNIPTGVPLVYEFDENFKPIKHYYLGNAEEIAAKAAAVANQGKAK, from the coding sequence ATGGCAGTAACAAAGCTGGTTCTGGTACGTCACGGCGAAAGTCAATGGAACAACGAAAACCGTTTCACCGGTTGGTATGACGTTGATTTATCTGAGAAGGGCCGTACTGAAGCAAAAGCAGCGGGCAAGCTGTTAAAAGACGAAGGCTTCGCTTTTGATTTCGCTTACACCTCAGTGCTCAAACGCGCTATCCACACTTTGTGGAGCATTCTGGATGAGTTGGATCAAGCCTGGTTGCCAACAGAAAAAACCTGGAAGCTGAATGAGCGTCATTACGGCGCGCTGCAAGGTTTGGATAAATCAGAAACTGCGGCTAAATACGGCGATGACCAAGTTAAACTGTGGCGTCGCGGCTTTGCTATCACGCCACCAGCACTGGACAAAAGTGATGAGCGCTTCCCAGGCCATGACCCACGTTATGCAAAATTAACCGATGCAGAGCTGCCGACCACTGAGAGTCTGGCGCTGACTATCGATCGCGTTATCCCTTATTGGGAAGAGGTGATCAAACCACGCATTGCCAGCGGCGAGCGCGTTATCATCGCCGCCCACGGTAACTCTCTGCGTGCTTTGGTAAAATATCTCGATGATCTGAATGAAGAAGAGATTCTTGAGCTGAACATCCCAACTGGCGTGCCATTGGTGTATGAGTTTGATGAAAACTTCAAACCAATCAAACACTACTATCTGGGCAATGCTGAAGAGATCGCAGCTAAAGCGGCTGCGGTTGCCAATCAGGGCAAAGCAAAGTAA
- the galM gene encoding galactose-1-epimerase, with translation MLKNDAASPGSVDQLAPDGHPFVMTELRNKSGVSVTLMDWGATWLSAILPLPAGEKRELLLGCQTPADYLQQAAYLGATVGRYANRIANAQITLEGQNLQLIPNQGPHQLHGGPEGFHARRWQKVKQDEKQVTYQLHSPDGDQGFPGNLTAEVQYLLTEDNRLEIHYQAQVDKACPVNLTNHAYFNLDGEGRDVRAHRLQLFADRYLPVDSDGIPTGGLANVEKTGMDFRQPKTLARDFLQDRCQQRVKGYDHAYLLHRTCGATESPAAHLWSSDHRVQMSVYTTAPALQLYSGNFLCGTPSRNGGTYANYTGVALESEFLPDSPNHPEWPQPDCWLKPGKTYRATTVYHFIAL, from the coding sequence ATGCTGAAAAACGACGCTGCATCGCCAGGCAGTGTTGACCAGTTAGCACCGGATGGTCACCCCTTTGTCATGACCGAGTTGCGCAATAAGTCAGGTGTGAGCGTGACGCTGATGGACTGGGGTGCTACCTGGCTATCGGCGATACTGCCGCTGCCAGCGGGCGAAAAACGCGAACTGCTGCTGGGTTGCCAAACCCCCGCTGACTACTTGCAGCAGGCGGCATACCTCGGCGCCACGGTTGGTCGCTATGCAAATCGGATTGCTAACGCGCAAATCACCCTGGAGGGGCAAAACCTGCAACTGATACCGAATCAAGGCCCTCACCAGCTTCATGGTGGCCCAGAGGGGTTCCATGCCCGCCGCTGGCAAAAGGTTAAGCAGGATGAGAAGCAGGTCACCTACCAACTGCATTCGCCTGATGGTGATCAGGGTTTCCCCGGCAATCTGACCGCTGAAGTGCAGTATCTGTTAACCGAAGATAATCGATTGGAGATCCACTATCAGGCGCAGGTGGATAAGGCCTGTCCAGTGAATCTGACCAATCATGCTTACTTCAATCTTGATGGCGAAGGGCGTGATGTTCGCGCGCACCGTTTACAGCTGTTTGCCGACCGCTATTTACCCGTCGATAGTGATGGTATCCCAACAGGCGGGTTGGCGAATGTTGAGAAAACCGGCATGGATTTCCGTCAGCCGAAAACATTGGCGCGCGACTTCCTGCAAGATCGTTGCCAACAGCGGGTGAAAGGGTATGACCATGCTTACCTGTTACACCGCACCTGTGGTGCCACAGAGAGCCCGGCGGCCCATTTGTGGTCATCTGACCATCGCGTACAGATGAGTGTCTACACCACAGCTCCGGCGTTGCAGCTGTATAGCGGCAATTTCCTTTGTGGTACGCCATCACGCAATGGCGGAACTTACGCCAACTACACCGGTGTTGCACTAGAGAGTGAATTCCTGCCGGATAGCCCGAATCACCCCGAATGGCCACAACCAGATTGCTGGCTAAAACCGGGGAAAACCTATCGCGCGACCACTGTTTATCATTTTATCGCCTTGTAA
- the galT gene encoding galactose-1-phosphate uridylyltransferase, with translation MTDFNPVDHPHRRYNPLSDQWVLVSPHRAKRPWQGQQEAAATESLPAHDPDCFLCPGNTRVTGDVNPDYTSTYVFTNDFAALMPETPDAPQSEDPLMRSQSARGTSRVICFSPDHSKTLPQLTLPALEDVIQSWQQQSAELGKIYPWVQVFENKGAAMGCSNPHPHGQIWANSFLPNEAAREDRLQRDYFQQHRSPMLLDYAERERRDGSRTVVETEHWLAVVPYWAAWPFETLLLPKVQILRLEDISAAQRADLAIALKKLTSRYDNLFSCSFPYSMGWHGAPYSISGTDSSNGTDNSDNNAHWQLHAHFYPPLLRSASVRKFMVGYEMLAETQRDLTAEQAAEQLRAVSDVHYREGGVK, from the coding sequence ATGACTGATTTTAACCCTGTGGATCATCCACATCGCAGATATAACCCACTGAGTGATCAGTGGGTGTTAGTCTCGCCCCATCGGGCCAAACGCCCATGGCAAGGCCAGCAAGAAGCCGCGGCGACGGAGAGCTTACCTGCGCACGATCCTGACTGTTTCTTATGTCCTGGTAATACCCGGGTGACGGGGGATGTCAATCCTGACTACACCTCCACCTATGTGTTTACCAATGATTTTGCCGCGCTAATGCCCGAGACCCCCGATGCGCCGCAGAGCGAAGATCCCCTGATGCGTAGCCAAAGCGCTCGTGGCACCAGCCGTGTTATTTGCTTCTCACCGGATCACAGTAAAACCCTGCCACAGCTGACCCTGCCGGCACTGGAAGATGTGATTCAGAGCTGGCAACAGCAGAGTGCCGAGTTGGGTAAAATTTACCCGTGGGTGCAAGTATTTGAGAATAAAGGCGCGGCGATGGGCTGCTCGAACCCCCATCCCCATGGGCAAATTTGGGCTAATAGCTTCCTGCCGAATGAGGCCGCGCGCGAAGACCGCCTACAGCGGGACTATTTTCAGCAACATCGGTCGCCCATGCTACTTGATTATGCCGAACGTGAGCGCCGTGACGGCAGCAGAACGGTGGTTGAAACCGAGCACTGGTTAGCGGTGGTGCCCTATTGGGCGGCATGGCCATTTGAAACCTTGTTGCTGCCAAAGGTGCAGATATTGCGCTTAGAGGATATCTCGGCAGCGCAGCGCGCCGATCTGGCTATCGCGCTGAAAAAACTGACTAGCCGCTACGACAATCTCTTCTCGTGCTCCTTCCCCTACTCAATGGGATGGCACGGCGCGCCCTATAGCATTAGTGGCACTGATAGCAGCAATGGTACTGATAACAGCGACAACAACGCGCACTGGCAGTTACATGCTCACTTCTACCCACCACTACTGCGCTCGGCGTCGGTACGTAAATTTATGGTGGGTTATGAAATGCTGGCCGAGACCCAGCGCGACCTTACAGCAGAGCAGGCGGCTGAACAGCTGCGGGCAGTCAGTGATGTTCATTATCGGGAAGGCGGAGTCAAATAA
- a CDS encoding CPBP family intramembrane glutamic endopeptidase produces the protein MWGILAASLLFLSINRVLALFLLASSLSIAFYHGVLTLPSAAFLLVTLIVALLLNRYRPQKWLAVGLETLLVLASIALLLHLVPGFNNLKVLDNVTVGPLSALFTMYYNLDKALIPFILLACLPTLFVAKNHPSMSRMGWIGLIVSMPALLLLAVALGGLKIELHTPAWIGSFVVANLFFVCLAEEALFRGYLQQRLSQWLGSYPALIITALLFGAVHFAGGPLLMIFATLAGLIYGLAWLWSGRLWVAVAFHFAFNLLHLLFFTYPLYLPQ, from the coding sequence ATGTGGGGTATCCTGGCGGCTTCGCTGCTTTTTTTATCTATTAACCGGGTTCTTGCCCTGTTTCTCCTGGCCTCGTCACTGTCGATTGCCTTTTATCACGGCGTCCTGACACTGCCCTCAGCCGCATTTTTGCTGGTGACCCTGATCGTTGCGCTGCTACTAAATAGATACCGTCCGCAAAAATGGCTAGCTGTCGGGCTGGAAACCCTGCTGGTATTGGCCTCCATCGCGCTCTTGCTGCATCTGGTGCCCGGCTTTAATAATCTCAAAGTGCTGGATAACGTCACGGTAGGGCCGCTCAGCGCGCTATTCACCATGTACTACAACCTTGATAAAGCGCTGATCCCCTTTATTTTGCTGGCTTGCCTGCCCACTCTGTTTGTTGCCAAAAATCATCCATCAATGAGCCGAATGGGCTGGATTGGATTGATTGTCAGCATGCCTGCATTGCTGCTGTTGGCCGTCGCCTTGGGTGGCCTGAAGATTGAATTGCACACCCCAGCATGGATTGGCTCCTTCGTGGTCGCCAATCTCTTTTTTGTTTGTTTGGCGGAAGAAGCACTATTCCGTGGCTATTTGCAGCAGCGTTTGAGTCAGTGGTTAGGGAGCTATCCGGCATTGATCATCACCGCCCTGCTCTTTGGCGCAGTACATTTTGCCGGCGGCCCACTGTTAATGATATTCGCCACGCTGGCTGGTTTGATTTACGGCCTGGCATGGCTGTGGAGTGGTCGTTTATGGGTAGCCGTGGCATTCCATTTCGCATTTAATCTGCTGCACTTACTCTTCTTCACCTATCCACTCTATTTGCCGCAGTAG
- the modF gene encoding molybdate ABC transporter ATP-binding protein ModF produces MSELHISQGCFRLSDTRTLIVPELSISVSDKELPGDHQQSGDSWAFVGANGSGKSALAKALSGELTLLNGSRQSDFRHTVRLSFEQLQQLVSEEWQRNNTDLLSADEDDTGRTTAEIIQEECQDPQRCQQLAEQFGISHLLSRRFKYLSTGETRKTVLCRALMPQPDLLILDEPFDGLDVTARAQLAGMLSTLSAQGVTLVLVLNRFDDIPVFVQYVGVLAECHLTHSGPRQQILSEALIAQLAHSENLDGLLLPETEHPQQRGLPQDNPLIILRNGVVEYNDRPILHNLSWQVNPGEHWQIIGQNGAGKSTLLSLITGDHPQGYSNDLTLFGRRRGSGETIWDIKRHIGYVSSSLHLDYRVSSSLRNVILSGFFDSIGIYQAVSDRQQQLADEWLALLGFSASAANQPFHSLSWGQQRLALIARALVKHPALLILDEPLQGLDPLNRLLVRRFIDVMIGEGETQLLFVSHHAEDAPQCITHRLTFIPEGDIYHYRQEKLPR; encoded by the coding sequence ATGTCTGAGTTGCATATATCGCAAGGTTGTTTTCGCCTAAGTGACACTCGGACACTCATCGTGCCGGAGTTATCTATCTCTGTTAGTGATAAAGAGCTGCCGGGCGATCACCAGCAATCCGGCGATAGTTGGGCATTTGTTGGTGCTAATGGCAGCGGAAAATCAGCACTCGCCAAAGCATTATCAGGAGAGCTAACCCTGCTAAACGGCAGCCGCCAGAGTGATTTTCGCCATACGGTGCGGTTGTCATTCGAGCAGCTCCAGCAGTTAGTCAGCGAAGAGTGGCAGCGCAATAACACTGACCTGCTCAGCGCAGATGAAGATGATACCGGGCGCACCACCGCTGAAATTATTCAGGAAGAGTGCCAGGATCCGCAGCGCTGCCAGCAGTTAGCCGAGCAATTTGGTATCAGCCACCTACTCTCACGTCGATTTAAATATCTCTCTACCGGTGAAACCCGCAAAACAGTGTTGTGCCGCGCACTGATGCCACAACCGGACCTGTTGATTCTGGATGAACCCTTCGATGGGCTGGATGTCACCGCCCGCGCACAACTAGCGGGCATGTTATCCACCCTCTCTGCGCAAGGTGTCACACTGGTTCTGGTACTCAATCGCTTTGATGATATCCCTGTTTTTGTGCAGTATGTCGGCGTGCTGGCGGAGTGCCATCTGACCCATAGCGGCCCACGACAACAAATTCTATCAGAAGCCCTGATAGCCCAACTGGCCCACAGTGAAAATCTGGATGGCTTGTTGCTTCCCGAAACAGAACACCCGCAGCAGCGCGGCTTACCACAAGATAACCCGCTGATTATATTGCGTAATGGGGTGGTGGAGTACAATGACCGCCCTATTCTGCACAATCTGAGTTGGCAGGTGAATCCCGGCGAGCACTGGCAAATTATCGGCCAGAACGGCGCGGGGAAATCAACCTTGCTCAGCTTGATTACCGGTGACCATCCACAAGGCTACAGCAATGATTTGACACTGTTTGGCCGCCGCCGTGGCAGTGGCGAAACCATCTGGGATATCAAGCGCCATATTGGTTATGTCAGCAGTAGCCTGCATTTGGACTATCGGGTCAGCTCCAGTTTGCGTAACGTCATTTTGTCCGGCTTTTTCGACTCTATTGGTATTTATCAAGCTGTATCTGACCGCCAGCAACAGTTAGCCGATGAATGGCTGGCCCTGTTGGGCTTCTCTGCCTCCGCCGCTAATCAGCCTTTCCATAGCTTATCCTGGGGGCAACAACGACTGGCATTGATCGCACGGGCGCTGGTTAAACATCCGGCACTCCTGATTCTTGATGAGCCATTACAAGGTTTAGATCCGCTCAATCGCCTGTTAGTCCGCCGTTTTATTGATGTGATGATCGGCGAGGGGGAGACGCAACTCCTGTTCGTCTCTCACCATGCGGAAGATGCACCGCAGTGCATAACTCACCGTCTAACCTTTATTCCTGAGGGTGATATCTATCACTATCGTCAAGAGAAGTTACCCCGCTAA
- the modE gene encoding molybdenum-dependent transcriptional regulator gives MQAEILLTLKLQQRLFADPRRIALLKQIQHSGSISQGAKLAGISYKSAWDAINEMNTLAEEILVERATGGKGGGGAHLTRYGERLIQLYDLLEKIQQKAFDTLKDDSMPLDSLLAAISRFSLQTSARNQFFGAVIERDHQQVQQHINILLSDGKTRLSAAVTQQSADRLQLSTGKEVLALIKAPWVKLVIDQALAGAADNSLSGRVASIEPGHDHSEVIVTLTGGASLCSTQNNSELHQLNLRVGSPVIAQFNADRVIIATLC, from the coding sequence ATGCAGGCCGAAATCCTACTGACATTAAAACTTCAGCAACGGCTGTTTGCCGACCCTCGACGCATTGCCTTGCTGAAACAGATACAGCACAGCGGATCTATCAGTCAGGGGGCAAAACTCGCCGGTATTAGCTATAAAAGTGCCTGGGATGCCATCAATGAGATGAATACCTTGGCGGAAGAGATATTAGTGGAGCGGGCAACCGGTGGCAAAGGTGGCGGCGGTGCGCATCTGACCCGTTACGGCGAGCGCTTAATCCAGCTTTATGATTTGCTCGAGAAGATTCAGCAAAAAGCGTTCGATACGCTGAAAGATGATTCGATGCCACTCGATAGCTTACTGGCCGCTATTTCCCGCTTTTCACTGCAAACCAGCGCCCGCAATCAATTTTTTGGCGCCGTCATTGAGCGCGACCACCAGCAGGTTCAGCAACACATCAATATTCTGCTGTCAGACGGTAAAACTCGTCTATCCGCAGCGGTGACCCAGCAGAGCGCCGATCGGCTACAACTTTCAACCGGCAAAGAGGTATTGGCGCTGATAAAAGCGCCCTGGGTGAAACTGGTCATTGATCAGGCACTGGCGGGTGCCGCAGATAACTCCCTTTCGGGGAGAGTTGCCAGCATCGAACCGGGCCACGATCACAGTGAAGTCATAGTGACCTTAACGGGGGGAGCCAGCCTCTGTTCGACGCAAAACAACAGTGAGTTACACCAACTGAATTTACGTGTCGGCAGCCCTGTTATTGCTCAATTCAATGCTGATCGCGTCATTATCGCGACACTTTGCTAA
- the zitB gene encoding CDF family zinc transporter ZitB translates to MAASSLFPPNSNSKRLLIAFTVTTLFMIVEAIGGWLSGSLALLADAGHMLTDSAALFIALMAVHFSQRKPDSRHTFGYLRLTTLAAFVNAAALLLIVVLIVWEAVQRFVSPHEVMGVPMLIIAIAGLLANIFCFWILHRGEEEKNINVRAAALHVLGDLLGSVGAIIAAIVILTTGWTPIDPILSVLVSALVLRSAWRLLKESFHELLEGAPQEIDIAKLRQGLCTDIYEVRDVHHVHLWQVGDQRLMTLHVQVIPPRDNDELLQRIQHHLLHHYNIGHATIQMEYQGCETPDCSINQATPAGGHHHHHH, encoded by the coding sequence ATGGCAGCATCCTCACTTTTCCCACCAAACAGCAATAGCAAACGTCTGCTGATCGCCTTCACTGTCACTACCCTGTTTATGATAGTCGAAGCTATTGGTGGCTGGTTATCCGGCTCTCTGGCGCTGCTGGCGGATGCGGGGCACATGCTGACTGACTCTGCTGCATTATTCATCGCGTTGATGGCCGTACACTTTTCGCAGCGAAAACCCGACTCCCGCCATACCTTTGGCTATTTGCGACTGACGACGCTGGCCGCTTTTGTGAACGCCGCCGCATTACTCTTGATAGTCGTGCTGATTGTCTGGGAGGCCGTCCAACGCTTCGTCTCCCCCCATGAAGTCATGGGCGTGCCGATGTTAATCATCGCCATTGCAGGGCTACTGGCGAATATCTTCTGCTTCTGGATACTTCATCGGGGTGAGGAAGAGAAAAATATCAATGTGCGCGCTGCGGCCCTACATGTCTTGGGGGATTTATTAGGCTCAGTCGGGGCGATCATCGCCGCCATCGTGATCCTAACCACCGGCTGGACGCCAATCGACCCTATTTTGTCAGTATTGGTCTCTGCGTTAGTGCTACGTAGCGCCTGGCGGCTACTGAAAGAGAGTTTCCATGAATTGTTGGAAGGCGCGCCGCAGGAGATTGATATCGCGAAACTGCGCCAAGGCCTATGTACTGACATATATGAAGTGAGGGATGTCCATCACGTTCATCTATGGCAAGTCGGTGACCAGCGGCTTATGACGCTGCATGTGCAGGTGATCCCCCCAAGGGATAATGATGAATTGCTGCAACGTATTCAGCACCATTTATTGCATCACTACAATATTGGTCATGCCACCATTCAAATGGAGTATCAGGGCTGCGAAACCCCCGACTGCTCAATTAATCAGGCGACTCCGGCAGGGGGGCATCACCACCATCATCACTGA